From a region of the Nothobranchius furzeri strain GRZ-AD chromosome 12, NfurGRZ-RIMD1, whole genome shotgun sequence genome:
- the LOC107376166 gene encoding Ig heavy chain V region PJ14 isoform X1: MCAGEWSGGRIQTRGGRRQTVRGGSSSSTMFSVALMLLLTAGSCVFSIDLIQPASKAVQPGQSVTITCRLSGYSVTDGYGTGWIRQREGKAPDYIFHMWGSNGDFYQNDALKNKFSYSRDTSAGTVTITGQNLQPEDTAVYYCVRYPQWYTTPTDLNKNPTVALLCVILLTNTRFMVLISK, from the exons ATGTgtgccggtgagtggagcggaggtaggatccaaacgcggggaggaagaagGCAAACAG tcaGAGGAGGATCTTCATCATCAACCATGTTCTCTgtagcgctgatgctgctgctgacagCTGGATCCT GTGTGTTCAGTATTGATCTGATCCAGCCAGCCTCTAAAGCTGTGCAGCCTGGACAGTCTGTGACCATCACCTGTCGGCTCTCTGGTTACTCTGTGACTGATGGCTATGGAACAGGTTGGATCAGACAGAGAGAAGGAAAAGCACCAGATTATATTTTCCATATGTGGGGAAGCAATGGAGATTTCTACCAAAACGATGCTCTGAAGAACAAGTTCAGCTACAGCAGAGACACGTCTGCAGGAACAGTGACAATAACAGGACAGAACCTGCAGCCTGAAGACACAGCTGTGTATTACTGTGTGAGATACCCACAGTGGTACACAACACCAACAGACCTGAACAAAAACCCAACAGTGGCTCTGCTGTGTGTTATCTTACTTACTAATACTAGATTCATGGTTCTGATTTCTAAATGA
- the LOC107376166 gene encoding Ig heavy chain V region 441 isoform X2, which produces MCAGEWSGGRIQTRGGRRQTERTTENSNRHLNMMDCRTGLLLLLLAAGSCVKCEQLTQPASVTVQPGQRLTISCQVSYDVSDYWTAWIRQPAGKELEWISSDEIIKYSLNDTFSVDLDSSSNTVTLNGQNMQPEDSAVYYCARATVTQTSEQLNKNPSKSEQL; this is translated from the exons ATGTgtgccggtgagtggagcggaggtaggatccaaacgcggggaggaagaagGCAAACAG AGAGGAcgacagaaaacagcaacagacaTTTGAACATGATGGACTGTAGAACaggactgctgctgctgctgttggctgCTGGATCCT GTGTGAAGTGTGAACAGCTGACTCAGCCAGCCTCTGTGACTGTGCAGCCAGGTCAGCGTCTGACCATCAGCTGTCAGGTCTCTTATGATGTCAGCGACTACTGGACAGCTTGGATCAGACAGCCTGCAGGAAAAGAACTGGAGTGGATCAGTTCTGACGAAATCATCAAATATTCATTAAATGATACGTTCAGCGTTGATTTAGACTCTTCCAGTAACACAGTGACTCTGAATGGACAGAACATGCAGCCTGAAGACTCTGCTGTGTATTACTGTGCCAGAGCCACAgtgacacaaacatcagaacagCTGAACAAAAACCCCTCTAAGTCTGAACAGCTGTGA